TCGCCTCCGGGTTGTCGTAGTAGCCCGGGGTGACGGTCGCGCCGCTGACGACGATTTCACCCGATTCACCGGGTTCGACTGGTACGTCGTCGGTGTCGACGACGGTCACCTGCGTGAACATCAGGGGTGAGCCGACGGTGCCGAGCGCCTCCCGCGTCTGTGCTGGGCTCGCGGTCGCAATCTGTGAGCTCGTCTCCGTCATCCCGTAGCTGGGGTACAGCGACACGCCGGCCTCGCGGGCCGTCTCGACGAGCGAATCGGGGGTCGGTGCGCCGCCCACGAGGACGAATCGCAGCGACGTCAACACGTCCTCGTCGTCCGTCTCCAGTAGCTCGCGACACATCGTCGGGACCAGCGAGGTCGTCGTCGCGTCCACGCGGTCCAGCTCCGCGAGCGACGCTTCTGGGTCGAAGCTCCCCGGCGAGACGGCGACGCTCGTCCCGTAGAGCACGCTCCGGTACACCGGGGCCAACCCGCCCATGTGGTACATCGGAAGGGTGCAGTACCAGCAGTCGTCGGGGAGCACGCCGAGCCGCCACGACGACGCGGCCGCGCTCGCCGCGAGATTCCCCATCGTGAGCTCGACGAGCTTCGGTCCGCCGGTCGTTCCGGAGGTGGCGAGCAGCGCCGCGGTGCAGTCGCGCGTCCACGACCCGAGCTCGAACGACTCCGGGTCGATGGTCGAGAGGCTTCGCGCCCCCTCGCTCGGCGGGTCGACGGTTGCGAGCGGGCCGTCGAACGCTTCGGTCGCCGTCGCCTCCGTCTCGGCCGTACAGACGAGGGTGTCAACGTCGGCCGCGTCGAGCGCACCGTCGAGCTCCCGGGCCGTCAGCCGGGCGTTCAGCGGGACGAGAACGGCCCCGAGTCGGTTGGCGGCGTGGACGAGCCTGACGAACTCCGGGCGCGTCTCCGCGAGCACGCCGAGGTGGTCGTCGACGCCGACGCCGAAGGCAGCCAACTGCCCGGCGAGGTGTTCGACCTCGTCGTCGAACTCACCGTAGCTGGTCGATTCGCCCGAAGCCGCGTCGACAAGGGCCGTGCTGGCCGGCGTCGCGTGCGCTCGAATCGCCAGCCAGTCACGCATAATCTGCCGGTAACACGGCCGGGGTATTTCCATCTTTCTGTGGCACCGCGGCCACCCCTCCGGTGACGGGTGCCGGGTCGGGCATCTCGCCCGTCGCGAGCAGCGACCCGGTCGCGAGCCCGCAGGCCGACACCGCGGGTATCGCGGCCGCGACGTGGACCGCCGCCGCGCGCGCAATCGGACCGTCGATGGTCGTCGTCACGACCGGCTCGATACCCGCCCCGCGGGCCAGCCCCGCGAGCTCGAGGGCGATATCCGGCCCGCCGAGCGCCATCGGCTTCAGGACGAGATGGGTTATCTCGCTGTCGAGCACGGCGTCGATGCCGTGTTCGTAGAGTCCTTCGTCGAGCGCGATGCCGACGCCCGTATTCGGGAGCGCGGCGAATCCCCCCAAGTCGCTCGCCGGAAGCGGTTGCTCGACGTACGACACGTCGAACGTCGCCAGCGTTTCGAACGCGCGAGTCGCCGTGTCCCGAGTCCAGCCGCCGTTCGCGTCGAGTCGAATCTCGATGTCGGGGGCGACCTCGCGGGCCGCCGCGACGCGCTCGACATCCGCCGCGAGCGGTCGGTTCGCGGCCTTGAGTTTCACGCAGGTGTACCCTTCCCTCACGGCGTCGGCGACGCGCTCGCGGGTCGGTTCGGGCGGGGCGTCCCCGACGGTCGCGTTCACGGGGACCGTCTCGACTCGCTCGTCGCGGCCGAGGTGACGGTAGAGGGGAACACCGTCCTCGCGCGCGTCGGCGTCGAGCAGCGCGAGCGCGACCCCGTGGCGAGCCGCCGGCGGGAGCGTATCGAGGTCGGCCGGCACCGCGTCGGCGAGTGCGTCTCGGCACTCGTCGTAGCTCTCGGTCCACCCCGGCAGGGGACAGGCCTCCCCGACGCCACGACACCCGTCGTCCTCGTCGAGCGTGACGAGAAACCCCTCGCGTCTCGCGATGTCGCCGGCGGCGGTCGCGAGCGGTTCGTGCAAGTCGAGCGCGAACGACTGAATATTCATACGGCAAGCCCCACGGCGAAGAGGAGGCTGTGTGCGAATAGGAGTTTGCCGGTGGTTTCGAGCGCCGGATTCAGCGCCTCGCCGCCCGTTTCCGTGAGGACCGTCCGCGCGAGTCGGGCAGCGAGTGGGAGCGTCACCAGGGGTGCGAGGGTCGCGATGCCGTAGCCCGTCGCGGCGAAGACGACCGGAACGACGTACGCCATCCCGAGCATGAGGAGAAACTCGATTCGCGAACCGGTGTAGCCGAGCGTGACGGCGAGCGTCCGTTTCCCCGCCTTCGCGTCGGTCTCGCGGTCGCGGATGTTGTTCACGATGAGGATACACGTCGACAGGCCCGCTGCTGGAAGTGCGGCGACGACCGCCGCGAGCGGGACGAGGTCGGCCGGGGCGGTGAACGCCGGAACGCCGGCGACTGCGACGGCGGCCGCCTGCACGTAGTAGGTGCCGGTGACGGCGACGAGACCGAAGTAGACGAAGACGAACAAGTCGCCCAGGCCGCGGTAGCCGTACGGGGCCGGACCGCCGGTGTAGGCGATGCCGGACGCGACGGAGGTGAGTCCGACGACGACGATTGCCGGGCCGCCGACCCAGACGAGATACGTGCCGAGCAGGATGGCGAGCGCGAACGTCGCGTACATCGCCCGCTTGACCGCTGCGGGTTCGATGAGGCCGCCCGCGGTGACGCGGGTGAACCCCTCGCGCTCCTCGGTGTCGGCCCCCTGGACGGCGTCGTAGTAGTCGTTCGCGAAGTTGGTCCCGATTTGGAGGAGGAGCGCGCCGACGAGTGCGGCGATGGCCGGCAGCGGGGCGAAGACGCCGCGCTGGAGTGCGACGCCGACGCCGACGACGACCGGTGCGGCCCCGGCCGGGAGCGTCTGTGGCCGTGCGGCCATCAGCCACGCGCGTCGCGTCGTGATGTCGGCGTCGCTCATTACCCCTCGGTAGCAGGGGACCCGACTAAGCGACTGCGATTGGCGAACTGGTGTACCTGTGGTGGCGTCATTGAAGAGTTCGGCTCCGATACCGCGGACTTGTTTGGCGTCAGCTTCAGCCTCGCGACTACTCTCGTTGCTTGGCTCCGGGGAAACAGCACCGCGCCAACCCTTCCCCGGACCGCACACGCGCCACGGGCGCGGTGCGGTAGGCCACCGCCACGGTTGCCTGTGCGGATGGCGTGGGCCGGCGCGCCTCGTGCGCGCCCGTCGTCGCGAGGTCGTCGCGAGGGCACCAAGCGACGGCTTGTCAGAGCGTGCTCTGACAGTGGACGAGCGAACGCAGTGAGCGAGTCGGCTGGGGAGGCGTGTGGACTGTTGTTGTGGATGGACTGAAAGGGGTCCTGAAGTCTGCCATGGCAGACTTCAGGGTCAGCAAGACGCGCAGCGTCTTGCTTAGACGGGCGTGTCGCGCGCGTTTGGTCGGGTCCGTGACAACTATCGGGAGCGAGCGAACGCGAGCGACTGATATGTCACGGGGAGACCGCGACACGCCCGGGGCTTTCGTCCCGTGCTTGTTGATGCAATTTCAGTCAGCAAGCAATGCAACCGAGTATTTCAGGCCATTTACGACGTCAAAACAGCCGAGGTATCCAAGACTAAGACAAACAGAAACGGGTCAGTAGTAGTAGGGGAACTCCGAGAAATCCGGCTCGCGATTCTGGTTGAACGCGTCTCGACCCTCCTGTGCTTCGTCGGTCATGTACCCCAACCGCGTCGCCTCGCCGGCGAAGACCTGCTGCCCGACGAGTCCGTCGGTGTCCATGTTGAACGCGTACTTGAGCATGCGCATGGCGTTGGGCGACTTCGAGAGCATCTCCTCGGCCCACTCCAGTGCGCGCTCCTCGAGTTCGGCCTGCGGGACGACCTCGTTCACCATCCCCATGTCGGCGGCCTCCTCCGCGGAGTAGGTCTTCCCGAGGAAGAACACCTCGCGCGCCTTCTTCTGGCCGATTTGGTGGGCGAGATACGCGCTGCCGAAGCCGGCGTCGTAGCTCCCGACGTCCGGGTCCGTCTGGAGGAACTTCGCCTCGGTTCCGGCGAGCGTCATGTCACAGACGACGTGCAGGGAGTGGCCGCCGCCGACCGCCCACCCCGGCACGACCGCGACGACGGGCTTTGGCATGTGGCGAATCTGGCGCTGGACTTCGAGGATGTGGAGTCGCGGGCCGGGCGTGTCGTCGTCGAGGTCGTCGTCTTCATATTCGTAGCCGGCCTCGCCGCGAATCCGCTGGTCGCCGCCCGAACAGAACGCCCAGCCGCCGTCCTTCGGGGAGGGGCCGTTGCCGGTGATGAAGACACAGCCCACGTCGGTCTGGCGCTTGGCGTGGTCGAGCGCAGTCGAGAGTTCGTCCACCGTCTCCGGGCGGAAGGCGTTGCGGACCTCCGGGCGGTCGAAGGCGATGCGGAGCGCGCCCACCTCGGTCGCGCGGTGATACGTCAAATCACGAAAATCGAACCCCTCGACCGGCTCCCAGCTGTCGGCGTCGAATAGCTCTGAGACCATACCCCGCCAACGGGGGCCACGGCAAAAATCCGGCCGATTACAGCAGGTCCTCCTCGACGCGCGACTGGACCTGCTCGCGCACCCTGTGGCTCGCGTCCGAGTCGAACCGCACTTCGATGACCTGCGTGCCCGACTGGTCGAGACTCGCTGCGTACGCCTCGCGAAAGCCCTCGCGCGTGCTCGCGCGAGCAAACGACAGCGAGTGCAGGTCGGCGGTCGCCGAGAAGTCGAGTCCGTGTGGCGTTCGGAAATACCCCTCGAAGGTGTCGTGGGCCTCGATGGGGAGCAGATGGAAGATGCCGCCGCCGTCGTTGTTGATGAGGACGATGGTCGCGTCCAGCCCGAACCGGTCGAGCGCGAGCAAGCCGTTGGTGTCGTGGTAGTAGGCCAGGTCCCCCGTGACGAGCACGAGGGGGTCGTCGCTCGCGCTCTTCGCCCCGAGCGCCGTCGAGGTGATCCCGTCGATGCCCGAGACGCCACGATTGCCGAGCGTGGTCACCTCGCGCGCACTCGGCCGGGCGAACCGGTCCATGTCCCGAACGGGCATGGAGTTGGAGACGAAGACGGTGCTCGGGTCCGGCGCGCGGGCGAGGGCGTCGGCCACGACCTGCCCCTCGAAGAAGCGGTCCTCGTCGGCGACGAGGGGCCAGTACGCACGCTCCAGCGCGGCGAGTCGGTCTGCGTACGGCGTCTCGTCGGGCGCGGTGAGTCGGTCGGCGAGCGAGCGCGCCAGCCGAGTCGGCTCCGCGACGAGGGCCTCCGTCGCCGCGAACTCGGCCTCGCGCCAGCCGCCGGCCGGGTCGACGAGATACTGCCGGAGCGACGGGTCTGCCGTCGCGAGTGCGGCCAGCCGCTTCCGGAGCGGCTTCGAGGTCGGCGACGCGCCGAATCTGAGCACGAGGTCGGGCGCGCGCTCGTCGGTCAAGCCGTCGGCCCACGCGTCGTAGCCGCCGAGTATCGTCACGCCGTCCTGCTCGGTGTGGGGGCCGAATCGCAGTCCCGACAGCGGGTCCGCGAGCACGGGAAAGCCGGCCGTGCGAGCCAGCGCGGCGAGGGCACCGCGATCGGGCGTCGGCTCGTCGGACGGACCACAGACGATGAGGCCCCGCTCTGCCGACTCGATGGCCGACACGAGGTCGGCGTGGTCGCCCGCCGCGAGCGTCGGCGTCCCCTGCGTGGTCTGGACGAACGGGCCGTCCCGACCCTCCGCCGCGAGCGGGTGCGCGTCGAGCCACGCCTCGGACACGTCGTCGGTCTCGACGGTCGGCTCCAGCGGCTTCCGGAACGGGACGTTCAGGTGGACGGGACCGGGGTTCGTCGCCGTCGTCGTGGCGACACCGCGGGAAATCGCAGTTCGGAGCGCCCGGAGCTTCCGGTCGTGGACCTCCGGTTCGGGGAGGGTGCGCTGGTGGCGCAGCGAGTCGCCGTAGAGGTTCGACTGCGAGACGGTCTGGTTCGCGCCCGAGTCGTCGAGTTCGGGCGGTCGGTCGGCAGTGAGCAGGAGCATCGGCACGCGAGCGCGGCCGGCCTCCATCACGGCCGGGTGGTAGTTCGCGAGCGCCGTCCCCGAGGTGCAGACGAGCGGCGTCGGCTTGCCCGTCTGTTTGGCGCGTCCGAGCGCGAAGAAGGCCGCCGAGCGCTCGTCCAGCTGCGAGTACGTCTCGATGTCCGGGTGGTGGGCGAAGGCGACCGTCAGCGGCGTCGAGCGCGACCCCGGCGAGAGCACCGCCGCGTCGACGCCCGCCTTCGCGAGTTCGTCGACGATGATTTCGCCCCACAGCGTGTTGACGTTTGGTGGCGTCATTCGAGTTCGTCGAGCATCGGCCGGTACTTGAGCTGCACTTCGTCCCACTCGGCGTCGGGGTCGGAGTCCTCCACGATGCCGACGCCGGCAAACAGGGTGGCCGTGTCGCCGGCGGTCACGGCAGAGCGAATCGCCACGGCGAAGCTGCCGTGGCCGGCGGCGTCGAACCAGCCGACCGGCGCGGCGTACCAGCCGCGGTCGAACGACTCGGTGTCGCGAATCGTGGCCAGCGCGCGGTCCGGGGGGAGGCCCCCGACGGCCGGCGTCGGATGGAGCGCCTCCACCAGCGTCAGGACGTGTTCGTCGTCGGACAGCGTCGCCGTAATCGGCGTTTCGAGGTGTTGGACCGTGGCGAGTCGGCGCACGTCGCGCTCGCCGGTCGAGATGGTAGCCGCGAACGGGGCCAGCTGGTCGCGAATCGCGTCCACGACGATGTCGTGCTCGTGGACGTTCTTCTCGTCGCGGCGAAGCTCGTCCGCCAGCCACTCGTCCTCGGCGGGGGTGTCGCCGCGCCCGGTCGTCCCCGCGAGTGCCCCCGTCGCGAGCGTTCGCCCGCGGAGGGTGGCGAGTCGTTCGGGCGTCGCGCCGATGAACGCCGGCGTCGGCTCCGTGTCCCCGGTCGGCTCGAACAGGAATCGGTAACAATCGGGGTAGGTGTCGGCGAGTCGGGCGGTCACCTCGTGGGCGGCGAGCGGGCCGTCCAGCCGCGCCCGGAGGGCCATCGCGAGGACGACCTTCCGGAGTTCGCCGGCGGCGATGCGGTCGGTCGCGTCCGTCACCGACGCCCGCCACGCCTCCTTCGTCGTCGTGCGCTCGCGCTCGACGACGCTGGACGCGCGCATCGTCTCTGGAGTCGGGAGATTCGACAGGTTCGTCGCCGTGTCGTCGAGTTCGTCGGTGACGACCTCGGCGGTGGCGTCCGGGCCGACGCCGTTCACCGTCAGCCACGCCGCGTCGTCGGTGTAGGTGACCTGCCGGCGCGGGAGGACGAACTGCGCGCTCGGAAACGCCCCCCACGGCTCCTCGGTCGTGTCGTGTTCGTCGTGGAAGGCGAAGCCGCCGAACAGCCGCGGACGGGCGGCCTCGGTGCCGGCGTGGACGTCCCCCTCGGCGAACAGGCGGTCGGCGGCCGCCCGCACGTCACCGAACCGGTCCTCGCCGCCGGCAGTGAGCGTCGCCGCGGCTCCCGACCCGATGACGGTCTCTTCGCCGTCGCCGCTCCAGAACACGCGCGGAGTCGCGGCGTCGGCCAGCGCGGCCCGTGCAGGGGGCGCGGAGATCTCGCGCGCACGGGAGACGACCCGCATCTCGTCGCCGAGCGATTTCATTACCCCACGGTAGGGGTGCCACTGGCTTATGTATCCCGTTCGGGTACCCCGTCTCAGGCGTACCGTTCCTCGTTCCAGGGGTTCGCCGTGTTGGAGTAGCCCCGCTTTTCCCAGTAGCCGCGTTCCGGCTCGGTCAGGAACTCGATTCCGGTGAGCCACTTGGCCCCTTTGTACGCGTAGCGGTGCGGGACGACGACCCGGACGGGTCCCCCGTGGTCGGCGGGGAGGCGCTCGCCGTCGTGTTCCCACGTCACGAGCAGCTCGCGGCGGTCGCACACGTCGAGCGGGAGATTCGTCGTGTAGCCGTCCGCGGCGTGGAACATGACGTGGACCGCCTCGTCTGTCACGCCGGCCGCCTCCGTGATGGTCGGGAACGTGACGCCCGTGAACTCGTTGTCGAGTCGCGACCACCCCGTCACGCAGTGGAAATCCTGTCGCTGGGTCTCGGTGTCGAGTTCCCGCAGCGCATCGAAGTCGAGTTCGAGCCGTTCGTCGACGGCTCCCCACACGTCGAGCGTCCACTCGCTCAGGTCGACGGACGGTGTACCGGACTTCGACAGGACGGGAAACCGCGTCGTCTCGCGTTGTCCCGGCGGGACGCGCTCGCCGTCGAACTCTTCGTGGAGGGAGGTGGCGTCGTACATACGCTCGAATACGGCTCAGTCGACGTTAGCCTGCCGCTCTCCTCGCTTGCGAACGGACAAGAAATTTGTCGGTATCGGTAGCCCAAATTCGTCTCTCGTTAAATTATCCAGTACTGTTAAATGCCCCAGCATCAAATTTTGATGCAACATGGTGAAAGCCGACATCACGGTGCCGGAGCATCTCGAGATGCAACTCACGCAGCTCGTCGAGCAGGGCGAGTTCGAGAGCCGGGAGGAGGCCATCGAAGACGTGCTCTCTGCGGGGATTCGCGCCTACAAGACCTCGGGACCGATGGAGGACGAAGAGCCGAGCTACGAGGAAGACGGGATGATGGGCCACGACGACGAGTACGTCTTCTAATCGTGTAACTGGGTTCCACACAAGGTTTATCGGCGTTTCTACGGAACTACGCGCATGCACAAAGAGGAACTGCTCGAGCTCCACGGCCACATGGTCGAGATCATGCAGACGTTCCGCGAGATGGACGCCGTCGAGACGAACGCCTTCGACGCCTACGACGAACTCGACGTGGAGCCGGGCGACGTACACAAATCGAAAAGCGAGCACAAACACGCCGTCTTCGTCCTCGGAAACGCGCTCGCAGACGTGATGAGCGACGACGAGTTCTCCGACGCCGGCCGCATCGGCAAGCGCATGGAGGAGCTCGCGAAAGACGCACAAAACAAGCTGTAGCCTCGTTAGCACTCTCGGCTGCGTGTCACGCCATCTCGTGGCAAGAATCATTACGGTCCCCCACGAGATACGGATATGCCCGGAGGTCACACCCAGACACTGCGGCCGTTCCTGTGGCGCGCGAGCAAACTGTACCCGGACACCGAAATCGTCTCTCGCGACCACGACGGCATCAGCCGGACGACGTACAGCGAGTACGCCGGTCGCACGGCACAGCTTGCGAACGCGCTCGACGACCACGGCATCGAACACGAAGACCGCGTCGCGACCTTCTGTTGGAACACCGAACGCCACTACGAGACGTACTTCGGCGTTCCGTCGATGGGCGCACAGCTGCACACCATCAACCCACTGCTGCCGGACGAACACGTCCGGTACATCGTCGACAACGCCGACGACGAACTCATCTTCGTCGACCCGTCGCTCGCGGAGAAGCTCGCGGGCGCAGCCGAGGGAGCCGAGGAGTTCGACGGCGTCGACTTCGTCGTGATGGGCGACGAGGAGGTAGATGTGCTCGACGCGCCGGACTACGAGTCGTTCCTCGACGGCCACGACACGGAGTACGACTGGCCCGACCTCCCCAGCGACCAGCCCGCCGGCATGTGTTACACCTCCGGCACGACGGGGAAGCCGAAGGGCGTCGAGTACACCCAGTCGATGCTGTGGAGCCACACGATGACGACGCTCACCCCGCAGGGGATTCCGATGGAGGACGACGACGTGGTGATGCCGGTCGTCCCGATGTTCCACGTCAACGCGTGGGGGATGCCCTTCACCGCGACCGCGGCGGGCTCGAAACACGTCTACCCCGGTCCCTCGCCCGACCCGGAGGACATCGCGATGCTCATCGAGGAGGAGGGGGTCACCGTCACCGCCGGCGTCCCGACGGTGTGGCTCGGCCTGATGGAGTACTGTGAGGACAACGAGGTCGACCTCACCTCTCTGGACCGCATCATCGTCGGCGGCTCCGCCGCACCGCGGTCGATGATTCGGTGGTTCGACAACCGCGGCGTCGAGGTGCTCCACGCGTGGGGCATGACGGAGATGTCGCCCATCGGGAGCGTCTCGATGCTCAAGTCCGACCTCGAGGACGCCGACTACGAGACCCAACTCGACAAGCGGGGCAAGCAGGGTATCATGGTCCCCGGTATCGAGTTCAAGGTCATCGACGAGAACGACGAGGAGATCGCCTGGGACGGCGAGGAGTTCGGCGAACTCCACGTCCGCGGGCCGACGATTACGAAGGAGTACTTCAAGCGTCCCGAGGCGAACGAGGAGGACTTCGAGGACGGGTGGCTCAAGACCGGCGACGTGGTGAGCGTCGACCCGGACGGCTACATCCAGATCGTCGACCGCGCGAAGGACGTCATCAAATCCGGCGGCGAGTGGATTTCCTCGGTCGAACTGGAGAACGCGATCATGGCCCACGACGACGTGACCGAGGCGACCGTCGTCGGTGTCCCCCACGAGAAGTGGCAGGAGCGACCCGTGGCGTTCGTCGTGCCGGCCGACGGGGCCGACCGCGACACGCTCGAAGAGGGAATTATGGAGCTGTTGCGCGACGAGTACCCGAAGTGGTGGCTCCCGGACGCCGTCGAGTACATCGAGGAGGTACCCAAGACGGCGACGGGGAAGTTCTCGAAGAAGGACCTGCGCGAGCAGTACAGCGGTGACCGCCTGCTCGCGGGCAACACGCCCGACGAGGCGGCCCCCGGCCAGGACGACTGACGCGTAAACGCACGAGAACTGTTTACACGTTTCAGGAGGTATTTACTGCCGGAACTCCAACCTTCCGTATGGATTTACTGGACGATACCGTCGTGCCCGAGCACGCACACGACATCAAGCAGGAGGCCCGCGAGTTCGCCGAGGAGCACATCGAGCCGAACGCCGAGGAGTACCACCGCTCCGGTGAGTACCCGTGGGAGGTGCTCGAAGCCGGCATGGACGCGAACCTCATCGCCCAGGACATCAGCGAGGAGTACGGCGGGCGCGGACTCGACCTGCCGCAGGTCCTCGCGGTCGCGGAGGAGTTTTACCGTGCCGACGCCGGCATCGCCCTGACGCTCCAGCTCGCGAGCTTCGGTGCCGGCATCATGGAGGAACACGGCACCGACGAGCAGTGTGAGGAGTATCTGCGTCCCGTCGCCGAGAACGACCAGATTACCGGCCTCGCCGTCTCCGAACCCGAGACCGGCTCCGACCTGGCCGGCATGACCACGAGCGCCGAGAAGGACGGCGACGAGTGGGTGCTCAACGGGGAGAAGTACTGGGTCGGCAACGGCGTGGAGGCCGACTGGGTGACGCTGTACGCGAAGACCGGCGACGACCCCGACAACAGATACGGCAACTACTCGATGTTCATCGTCCCGACGGACACCGAGGGGTACGAGGCCCAACACATCCCCGAGAAGATGGGGATGCGCGCCTCGAAGCAGGCCCACATCGTGCTCGATGACGCCCGGATTCCGGAGGAGAACCTCATCGGCGTCGAGGGGGGTGGCTTCTACATGCTCGCGGACTTCTTCAACCACGGCCGTATCGTGGTCGGGGGCCACGGGCTCGGGCTGGCGGCCGCCGCCATCGAGGAAGCGTGGGAGTTCGCCCACGGCCGCAACGCCTTCGGCCGCACCATCAACGAGTTCCAGTCCGTCCAGCACATCCTCGCGGACATGCGACTGGAGTTCGAGTCGGCGCGCGCGCTCAACTGGCGTGCCGCCGAGAAGGTCGAGAACGACGACCACGGCGGCTTCTGGGCGTCCATGGCGAAGGTGAAGTCCACGGAGGTCGCCAACGACTGCGCCGAACGCGGGATGCAGCTTCACGGCGGTCGCTCCGTCCTGCTTGAGAACAAGATTTCACGCGTCTACCGCGACGTTCGCATCCCGGTCATCTACGAGGGCGCAAACGAGATTCAGCGCAACCTCATCTACCGACAGGCACCGAACTAACCCGAGCGCACACTGTTTTTAGCGTCGCCGGCCGTACGTGAACGCATGTCGTACGACGTGCATCTGCTCGACAGGGGCCGCATCGAAGCCGACGCGAACTTCGTCCTCGACGGTTCCGTGGCCGCGACCGCCGGCAATCAGAATCCCGACCTCCGGTACGAGGAGTTTCTCGTCTGGAATCTCGTCATCGACCACCCGGAGGCGACCGTCCTCTTCGATACCGGCTCACACCCCGAGGCGGGCGACGGCTACTGGCCCGCGCCGCTGTATCAGGCCTTCGCGCACGTCGACGCGGCCGACCACGACCTCGAAGCCGACCTGAACGCGGCGGGCTTCGAACTCGACGACATCGACGCCGTCGTGATGTCGCATCTCCATCTCGACCACGCCGGCGGGCTGTACCACTTCGACGGGACCGACGTGCCCATCTACGTCCACGAGCGCGAAATCGAGTTCGCCTACCGGTCGGCGAAGACGGACTCCGGCTCTATCGCCTACTTCGCGCCCGACTTCGAGCACGACCTGAACTGGACGGTCGTGGAGGGCGACCGCCAGCTCGTTCCGGGCGTCGAACTGCTCCACCTGCCCGGTCACACGCCCGGACTGCTCGGGGCGCGCATCGACCGCGACGGCGAGACGCTGCTCGTCGTCGGCGACGAGGCCTACTGGCAAGAGAACTACGAGGGTCAGTCGATGGCCGCTTCGCTGCTGTGGGACAATCAGGCGTGGAAGGAATCGCTCGCGTACGTGCAGGACCTCGAACGCCGGACCGACGCCGACGTGCTGCTCGGCCACGACATGGCGATGCTAGAGCGATTTGAAGACGGATGGTGAACCCGCATCGAACAGAGCGGGTTCGACAGGTGGTGAGCCTGCATCGAGCAGAGCGGGCTCGACGGGGTAGCCGGTAAGATGGAGCGACGCTGTCCGGACTGCGGCGTGGCGATGGAGTCTTGCTTCGGACGTACGTCGAAACCGACGAGTAGCTACTGGGCGACGAGCCCGTACGTCTCGTTGAGGTACTCGAGCAGCCAGTCGACGGTTTCGGGGTCGTAGGTCCAGAAGCCGTAGAACGACCGCGGCTCGCGCTCCTCCGCGACGAGCGCGCACTTGTTCACGTCGACGCCGCCGCCGTCGTAGACGACGAACCACGACTCGCGGATCTCGTCCGAGCGCTCGACGTGGATTGTGAGGTCGGTGTCGTGTTGCGGCACGTCGTCGTCGGGGGCGGCGTAGGCGTG
This portion of the Halosegnis longus genome encodes:
- a CDS encoding acyl-CoA dehydrogenase family protein; this translates as MDLLDDTVVPEHAHDIKQEAREFAEEHIEPNAEEYHRSGEYPWEVLEAGMDANLIAQDISEEYGGRGLDLPQVLAVAEEFYRADAGIALTLQLASFGAGIMEEHGTDEQCEEYLRPVAENDQITGLAVSEPETGSDLAGMTTSAEKDGDEWVLNGEKYWVGNGVEADWVTLYAKTGDDPDNRYGNYSMFIVPTDTEGYEAQHIPEKMGMRASKQAHIVLDDARIPEENLIGVEGGGFYMLADFFNHGRIVVGGHGLGLAAAAIEEAWEFAHGRNAFGRTINEFQSVQHILADMRLEFESARALNWRAAEKVENDDHGGFWASMAKVKSTEVANDCAERGMQLHGGRSVLLENKISRVYRDVRIPVIYEGANEIQRNLIYRQAPN
- a CDS encoding long-chain fatty acid--CoA ligase, with the translated sequence MPGGHTQTLRPFLWRASKLYPDTEIVSRDHDGISRTTYSEYAGRTAQLANALDDHGIEHEDRVATFCWNTERHYETYFGVPSMGAQLHTINPLLPDEHVRYIVDNADDELIFVDPSLAEKLAGAAEGAEEFDGVDFVVMGDEEVDVLDAPDYESFLDGHDTEYDWPDLPSDQPAGMCYTSGTTGKPKGVEYTQSMLWSHTMTTLTPQGIPMEDDDVVMPVVPMFHVNAWGMPFTATAAGSKHVYPGPSPDPEDIAMLIEEEGVTVTAGVPTVWLGLMEYCEDNEVDLTSLDRIIVGGSAAPRSMIRWFDNRGVEVLHAWGMTEMSPIGSVSMLKSDLEDADYETQLDKRGKQGIMVPGIEFKVIDENDEEIAWDGEEFGELHVRGPTITKEYFKRPEANEEDFEDGWLKTGDVVSVDPDGYIQIVDRAKDVIKSGGEWISSVELENAIMAHDDVTEATVVGVPHEKWQERPVAFVVPADGADRDTLEEGIMELLRDEYPKWWLPDAVEYIEEVPKTATGKFSKKDLREQYSGDRLLAGNTPDEAAPGQDD
- a CDS encoding N-acyl homoserine lactonase family protein, whose protein sequence is MSYDVHLLDRGRIEADANFVLDGSVAATAGNQNPDLRYEEFLVWNLVIDHPEATVLFDTGSHPEAGDGYWPAPLYQAFAHVDAADHDLEADLNAAGFELDDIDAVVMSHLHLDHAGGLYHFDGTDVPIYVHEREIEFAYRSAKTDSGSIAYFAPDFEHDLNWTVVEGDRQLVPGVELLHLPGHTPGLLGARIDRDGETLLVVGDEAYWQENYEGQSMAASLLWDNQAWKESLAYVQDLERRTDADVLLGHDMAMLERFEDGW
- a CDS encoding sulfite oxidase-like oxidoreductase; its protein translation is MYDATSLHEEFDGERVPPGQRETTRFPVLSKSGTPSVDLSEWTLDVWGAVDERLELDFDALRELDTETQRQDFHCVTGWSRLDNEFTGVTFPTITEAAGVTDEAVHVMFHAADGYTTNLPLDVCDRRELLVTWEHDGERLPADHGGPVRVVVPHRYAYKGAKWLTGIEFLTEPERGYWEKRGYSNTANPWNEERYA
- a CDS encoding UPF0058 family protein, coding for MHKEELLELHGHMVEIMQTFREMDAVETNAFDAYDELDVEPGDVHKSKSEHKHAVFVLGNALADVMSDDEFSDAGRIGKRMEELAKDAQNKL
- a CDS encoding ribbon-helix-helix domain-containing protein; its protein translation is MVKADITVPEHLEMQLTQLVEQGEFESREEAIEDVLSAGIRAYKTSGPMEDEEPSYEEDGMMGHDDEYVF